The DNA window GTCTTAGATCATAATCCAATCATCATAATCGATGGCCAGAATATAGAAAGGGCATctaaagttaaaaacttagGCCTGATTATAGATGAAGATCTTCGGTTTGAAGcacatattaatttaaaaataaaaacagcttTCTTCCGACTTAAAATGCTTTACGGtattagaaataatttaagtgaGAAAGTTCGTTTAATTCTAGTAGATTCGCTTATACTTTCATTATTTAGCTACTGTGATGTTGTTTACGGTCCTAGAATATTTAAgaaaacggaaaaagctataCAAAGGGTCCAAAATGCATGTGCtagattttgttttaatattccgaagaGAAGTCACGTTAGTCCATACCTTAACGAAAAGGGTATTCTAAACATGGCTTCTCGAAGGAAACTACATTATGCTAACTTTGTATATAAGATCCTCAATGACGAAAAACCCGAATACCTGTTTAGGAAGTGCTCGCGGAAACTTCATGCTCGTGGAACCCGTATGCAGTACGAAAACACACTAGTTCTTCCTGAATATAAAACTATGGGATTCAAAGGTAGTTTTCGTTTCGCAGCGGCAAAGATCTGGAATGATCTTCCCCCACCTCTAAGGTTAAATATGTCCCAGTTTTCTTTTaaagctaaattaaaaaaaatacttttagaaAATCAGAAGatgcctttataatatttaatgttaaatgcataattatttaagttaatATGGAAGTAATATCAAGTTTGAACGATTCAATGTTACATAATTAGTTGggcatttatgtatttttctcAAAAAAGGTTTAATATACTTGGCTACTACTGCGTCCGAATGGTTTGAGTACTCCCTGATaactattttgtaattttcaaaaaaatatagctgtaatttttttttcttctctcTTTAATATAGTTTGTTTGTATATAGTTTGTGCTTTAACACAGTatcataaatgtatttaacatGCATGTGTGGATTTATGAGATTGGGGTccgctgaaaaccagcgctgtgctGTGCCCTTTTGGTCACTTGCATAGCTTATGCTGAGCCTACCCCTTTTATCATACAATAACgatgataaaatattgtaaacacAAGTGTTATCTTagattttcatttttaaatattgttttttttttttctactttgtctgtgtatatgtatgataataaacgttttctattctattctattctattctaagcATGCATTCTGAGGATATGATGTAGtcaatttgaaaataaaattcaatccTCGAccgaaaaatatttcactttgtttttttttagtttaacaATAGTGCTAAGTAGGGAAccttaaatttaatgtaaattttcaTAACCTACGCCTACaacagtatacctacatatacctGTCATGTATGTTACGCCATATAATTCAACATGTTTTCGTTTGTTGCAGGACAACCAAGAAGACGATGAAGAGCAGACGGAATACCTGGACATACCCGCAGATGACATGCACGAGGAAGTCATCATCAAACAAGAAGACCAGCCCAAAAAGAGAACAGTTTATACCACATCAGTCGGACGAATCAAACCGGaatacaatcaacgacttagACTTATGAGGaatataaaacgaaaaaacaCGGCCGCACCGTCCCAAGGGTCTTTAGCCGCTGCCAACTCTACCACAGATTTAATTAGAATCCTGAAAAGATCGGAACTATTAAAGAAGAAAGATGAGTGCGATAGTTTTGGAGAATACATAGCAAATTCATTGAGAAAACATGGCGAGCGGACGAGATCCATGATAAAGCATGCCATCAATAACATCATATTCGAACAAGAGATGAAGAAGTATTCGGGCCAGTACGATGTGTCGATAGTCAGCGGTGACGATGATGAAAATCCACTCATTCTGTCGAATCAAATGAGTGATAACTGATTTATGTGATGATTTGGTTCGTGaagttataaatttattaataataggattagaataattatttaagactTATTAGCGTTAATAATACAAACTGATTAAATTGTAATgactttatttatgttttactgCTTTAACTACATACAGGGAAATGTGGAACTGCGGAATAACTATTTAATGAATTCATCAAGATCCGTCGTGATAAGCAGATAACATCAATTCCAGCATTAACAAGCTTGTAACACGCATTTTCTGATGCACTGTTTGTTTCCACTTTTTCTCTATGATCTGTCGAAATATCTAGAATAAATCTGTGTACGTGCCTTCCTGCACGATCAATCACCCTCTCTACCACGGCGAATGCAGCAACAGTTTTATAATCTACCTTTTAATATGATTCACATCCATAGCTCCGTCTGCATCCACTAATGTTCGCTGGACGGTGTAGAATTACCAATAGACAGTGAATTACTTGATTGCATGGTTTTGTTCAGGTAAATGGTCAGCCAATTGCATGTTGCACGTGTTGTGTTGCATTGCGATACTATTAGTTGCGTTCCATCCATTGCTTCTTTTTAAAGAGGTCTTTAAGAAATAATGGGTGTGGGCGCGCAGAGTACAGCTCGTGGTTTGCTGGTGTCGTGAGTAGTGGGTGTGAGTAGATCACGCCACATGACGTCAGTACAGTTTTTGCCGCAATCTTGTTAAAGATTTATTCGCGTTTCATTGCTTTATTAATGGACCGGTAATTTCGATGATGGTTtgttattaagttttttttactatgttACAGAATTTTATGTAGTATGTTTGCTACACGCGGCCAATTTCTTCACGATTTTCCTTGTTTTGCTGTCTTTATGGACTAGTTCGAGTGGTTTTATTGATcattacctattcatttaattatatttttatttctatcaATAAAATCGTGACCGACTGACTCAATTAGGTATGTTGTATACAATACAGCAACTACCTATACGAATTGAGCAGacaatttcaaatttaaagGTTCAGAAAGTTCAAATACATATATTGTTAAATGCGTCtccatacattttttataataagaaggtacctatacaaaattttataaaaaatcacGTACGCTCTCATAAAACGCAACTCAAGAACAATACGAGTATTTCCATAGGAAAAACGTTAAAAAGGCGATGAAGCTTGCTGGATAAGCTAGTTCGCTATAAGGACATAGAGCTGGCAGACCTTGCCGTAAGGTTACACTGTACCGCGGACAATGAGACTAGTACATAGGtagatataagtacataagtaatgAAGTATGTATTACATAGAGCTGCAGAGGTCTCGGCAGACAGCGTGGCAGCGCCGGCGGATCCAATTACCCGCTAAGACGGACTAAGCACCGGCATTATAATGCACTGCAATATTGTGAGGCTTCGTATTACGATTATGCATTTTTGCAACAATGTTGCTTTGTCTCTGACTTTCACCGGTGCCTGGAAAGCTACGTGCTCTATTTTTACACGATGCTAGAATGGTGTTTCAGTTggacttaggtacttactaacttaTATGTGTATTAGCTGTGTTTTATGAAATTCGATTGATCTGTGCAATGGATATGTTCTACTTACCTATGTTTGTATGATTCTTGGGGCTTCTCAACTACGGTTTTGTTTGTAATTATGTAAGAAGTAGAGTAATTTGTGGCATGGaggataaaaaataataatattaagtatgggactttataggtatgtatttaatCTTTTTGCCGGTGACAGGGACTAAGTCATCGAAAATAATAGCTGTagtgattttaatataatgttattaGATAAAATAATGGTTGTACTACAGTTATGGGGTTTCGCGTGCaactcataattattatcattgttGAAGTAGATGCAATTAGTTAATCTCTTAATAATCAGCGGACCCTTAGGGTGTGAAGGCGCAGTAATTGCTCGGCACAAAAACTCTGATCAAGAACCAACAACCGGAAAATAACATACAAAGCGAATTCGAATCTAAAATATTTGGCCGACCTTTGCGAGCGAACAATACACAGTTACTTGTGTTTTACACAAAAAACTTGTAACACGATCGAGCTACAAAAAGCGGTAACTCTTTTAAGCGGAGTGCGTTTTTTCGAGCGTAACGGGTGCGGAGTTGCCATGTGAACACTCCATTGTGTTGCcagtataattaaatattattacgcATTATTCCTCTGTTGCTAGCTCGGTAGTCTATTGTATGCGAATCGGTTTCGGTGTTCGATGCTTTATTGTTATTTCGAAATTGCCTCGTGAAGAATCGCAGTAATTGTTGACTTCCAAACTTGATGTCGGTGGCGTGTGtcggccgcgccgccgccgccgccgccgccatcgGCGCCGCACCAGCCGAGGATGAAGCGGTTACCGCGCGCCCAACTGTAATGTCTTAATGGACACCGTTTTAGATATGAAATCAAAgcagttttatatttttatacatgcCCGAGCAGCATTTATTCACCATGACGAAATATCTACACATTGTTAAATATGCGGTACTGTTAAGGTACTCAGGAAAGTCGAACAATATGCTTGCATCATGAAAACGGCAAGTAACTACAAAAAGCAGTGGTGAAATTTACAAATACCTATTTTAGGATCCCTGACCTACCCCACAGTGTCAGTCAACAATGTCGCAACTAACCATAAAAGGGAACAGCTTTgagatagataaataaaagaaagcAAATAAAACCGTCCGGATCCCTCAATATTCTGCCGAATAACAATAAACTGCTATAAACAGCTTTGGCGTTTAAGCTTCCAGAACTCACAAATGTTATAACATAACAGAGAGACGGAATATTTTGGAACTAATTATGGGATGGAATGggactaggtacctacctcgCTACCTAACAGTCATTTAagcatacattatttttatgtagatAACATCCTTGTCAACCTTGGTCTATCAAATGAAAAGAATATTGCATTTGAACACAACAAAACTATCTCAACAAAGCAAACATGAagactttgtttttaaatcctaTGGTAAGTTTTGTACCTACCCTAGCCATTTTTATGGATGTCTGCTATGAATATTTTGCTCAATTGAATTGAGAGGAAGTCAAAACAATAGTTTCATAGGAACACCAAGGGCATAATCTCACGTAGACAGTGGCGCCGCCCACAGTCGAGGGGAAGTGCGGGCGCGATGGCTCTGTCCTCCGCAGGCCAGCGGCGCAGTTGCTGATATTGACAACGCTACCCTCCTGCTTCTGTACAACTAGAATAATTTCGCTTTCCCCAAGCAGTATAGGGGAGGTCCAGATGAAATGGACATAGGAATAACGTCAaactataggtaagtacctaggttTTGTTAACATTGTGTTCATCCTATTTTATAACAACTTTAATACTAAAAATTAAGACCAAATTATATATCTTATTAACGGGAACTGTTTTCTTTATGTATATGATACGCTGCTCAACAAATGTTCTTATATTCCTCAAGCTACCCAATATTTCATCACATTATCGTAGTCCTTCAGTAGCCATAAACCCGTCATTTTACGTCAGCTACAAATTATCCCGGACCTCTTGACAAAACACATCTTAATCCGGTATTAAAAGAAGCTAATTTTCCAGCTGGCCGGACAAATCCTTCAATTTTCCACAAGCCAGCTCCTAGCGGCTTTCATCGCGTGGCCTGGCGTATACTGTCTCCCTTATTACTCAGGGTAGCTCGTAAAGTGGGTCCCACCTATTTTGCTCTCGTAAAAGTGCGTCGTAAATTTGGCGTCGCAGAATGGGCGCGGGTGCCGGGAGATAGGGCGGCGTTGTCTGCATAATGATCTCGGGCGATCGGCCGCTGATGTGTGCCTATCGACACTCgggtagggcatgcaataccgcaataccggtattcgtaataccgggatcccgtacaaaattcccgcttttttcaataccggtattgaaagttaataccggtattgaagtaataccggaatcggacttttttaggctataaataaagcgattaagatttagttagccttgtgtgtgtatatactgtgaaagcgcacttgttcccaaccgtttaatgcagttttcggctgctagaaatctactgttgaccatgcgtaaaccggcaccggatgtaaaaaaatagtttattctaaaatttaaactctaaaactgatttctcgtaaaaatctacaacaaaatacagaatatgattgcattttcttgttttattttgatgtatacgacctttaaacacagtatatgccatttattacaaggaagtctaataccggtattaataccgggatcccggtattgagttgtaataccggaactcaataccggtattgaaaattgttccggtattgcatgccctacacTCGGGGCTGTAGGGCGCTCGGGGACAAAGGAATCGTGCGTGGATGCGGTCGGATTATATTTTCAGGAAGTGGCTTTTCTTGTATATGTTTGGTTATTGGAGAAAGTTATATATTAATGTTGATTTACAACAAAATAGAATAATAGTTTTGTACTTACGTAATAAGTTTAAAcaatttcatgtttaattttaaataacatatttaaatcACTATTTGTTGTTCCATTCGCAGAAAATAAATCAGTTCTGCTTACTGacaaaaacaaacagaaaCACGAGTTTCgaacacaaataaattatctttattgGTGAAAGAGATTTATCGACGACGATTGATGCTTTCCATACGAGACAGATGATACAGATAAACATGATGTCATCTCGCATCAAATAAATGGCGAATCCGGGGCGCAATACGCGAACAATCAtcggcgcccccgcccccgcgccccgcacccccACCCCGCCCCCGCTACTGCGTAACTCACATAATCGCACGTCCCTTTTCCCCAACTTCCCCATATTGTTTTTAAGTTATGGCTATTTCGGACAATGGCATGGAAATCCTTTCCGTAAATGATGACTTCCAGCGGCCGTCGGACGGAATTCGGGAAATTTAAAATGGAATTTTTGAACGTCAAAATATTAGGTAGGGCTCAGTTAATTTGTTAGGGTTGTTTattggatatttttattgttccTGCTATGTGAAGTATTAGTATGGTGTGGAGGAGCCCGCCCGCTCTGCTAACACCAGTCAGTATTCAGTAATATCTTCGTTCTGTGTGATCACGTAAGTTCACTTTCACTTAGTTCCTTTTGTgttatgtttgtttgttgtattgtacctatgttatcgaagtaggtaggtgtgcataatttaaacaatacatttttacattattgcattacatgtaggtattaaggtttttttaagtaagtaaagatATTTCGGTATCGAGAGGCAATCCTATCCTACATACCGAGTTAAAGTTTATAGTATTTTGGAACACAAGTAACACAACACTTGCAttaactttactttacttataaACATAATGAAGGCTCTCCGAAGTGCCATAGAGCAACAAGGAACATAGACAAGAATGAAGAAGCATCACAATTCCCTCCACTAACGAGCGCGGCGCATCaccattaaaaataattacgtTCCTCGCACAAACACGCTGAAACAAAAATGCTACTAAAAGTACTTATCCATTATCTTTCTTCCTACGTACGTACTTAGGAAGTCATGGGAGATATAGCAAGTTCCTGCTCCCCCCCCCCGCGCCTCGATTCCCCTCGCCTCCCCTCGCTAGGGCTAAGTAGGCCCTCTCAATGTCATTGAAACTCATTCACTAAACCTCACCAAAAGAGGGTCTACGTAACCAGCTTCAGTTGACCCGTGAGAAGAAGGTATTCCTTTCAAACCAGGGCTCATTGCGTTCTGGTTCCATAGGCGACCATTGTCATATGGTACGTATGAAGACAGGGCTCGCATAGAAGCAGGCTAGCGCGGGCAGGCCAAGACAAGCTGGTTTCATTATAGCGTTTACGATCCTCCCGTTTTTTCGTGATTCCAAATTGAGCGGAAATAAAAGCTTtggtataatttatattgcTTTTTAGTTCGCGATAAAAGTCGCCATTAATTTAACGACAGCGCTGCGCTGCTTCGAAAAATATGATTTGGTTTTTTAATGGTTCCAATAATACCGATTGCGACCTCGTGGTAAATGGACGATATGCCTGTGTCATTGTAGGTTTGACAAAATGGCAGTACCTATAGGACTTCACACAGAAGACGAATTTTCGCTATAGGAATAACACacatatttaatttgaaaaattaACTATTATTGACTTCCCGTAGTAGTGTTGACACTTTGTACGAGTACAGTGGGCTCCATAATGGACACTCGACACTATATTAGATTAAGTACAGTCGCGCCCAATTACGGTAATCCACGGAGAATGCCGTGTTCTTGGCTGAGTGAGGATTATCTTAATCAACTATTAAGATTACACTTAAGCGGTCTCTAAGTTGGGGCTAAGTCAGGTTGACGTCTTTGCTTTACGTAAGAACATAATTTGGGGCTAAGTTAGTGTGCAAATTCAATATAACAGGGTTTATGGTACCTGGCCTACGATAATTATTACTGAGAAAAGAGactttattttaacatttgaAAGGTAACCGATCAAAATCGGTTGTTTTGTTGTGCGGATTTTTTTCTGTCgtatttacttatattctTAACATAAGCAacgtaataaataacaatatgttTATACGGAAAGGTACTACGACATTACATAAAGGAAAAAATGCAGAAAATTACTTCACGATAAACAAGAGACTTTCTAGAAATTTCCGCGATAGAATCTAATCTCCAATACAAGGCCAAACAAATGCATTAGAAGTGGAACCGAAAACACTTCAATTGTGTGTAACACTTgcttgtgtgtgtgtgtgtgtgtgtgtgtgttacataaggaaacgtctcAAGGTCAAGGAGCATGTACTACATGCAGCTATGGAACTGCAATCACCTCGATACAATGCACAGTGAACGACTCAGAGACCAACCTTGGACATAGACTTAGGAATCCAATAGAAATGGTAATACGAAATTgaaggtaagtatacttatatttaagtttacTTACCAATTTACTACTAAGGCAAAAGGGAGGCTCTCTGATCAAGTGAAATCTATTCGTAAGAGAAAAGTTGTTCATATTGACCCCTTGAGTCCCCCCTTTCGGCATTAACCTAAATCTAGGCAGGACTAATATAATCTTAGCTAAGTCTGTGGTCCAATTTGACATTGGAACGATCTGAAAGTTATTGCTGTAACTAGTAGATACCTACTTCAGTTAATTGCACTATAAGGtgtatttatttggaaaacgaaaaaatatatatgtagcagtaactaggtatataaacacaaaacaaaatacagtTATGATCCAGTTAGCCAAAGGtattcag is part of the Plutella xylostella chromosome 3, ilPluXylo3.1, whole genome shotgun sequence genome and encodes:
- the LOC105387752 gene encoding uncharacterized protein LOC105387752 isoform X5, with amino-acid sequence MWKRKMEWTNKQVVRLVREYERHPEVWDSTHELFRVFTAKHEAWEDMAKKFNCEVIDLKKKMNSVLASHRRERCRVRAGRPSCWFLYDALSFLPHHLGNLVPRQAKGGSENEDDGSVQGYQDNQEDDEEQTEYLDIPADDMHEEVIIKQEDQPKKRTVYTTSVGRIKPEYNQRLRLMRNIKRKNTAAPSQGSLAAANSTTDLIRILKRSELLKKKDECDSFGEYIANSLRKHGERTRSMIKHAINNIIFEQEMKKYSGQYDVSIVSGDDDENPLILSNQMSDN
- the LOC105387752 gene encoding uncharacterized protein LOC105387752 isoform X3: MWKRKMEWTNKQVVRLVREYERHPEVWDSTHELFRVFTAKHEAWEDMAKKFNCEVIDLKKKMNSVLASHRRERCRVRAGRPSCWFLYDALSFLPHHLGNLVPRRAKGGSENEDDGSVQGYQDNQEDDEEQTEYLDIPADDMHEEVIIKQEDQPKKRTVYTTSVGRIKPEYNQRLRLMRNIKRKNTAAPSQGSLAAANSTTDLIRILKRSELLKKKDECDSFGEYIANSLRKHGERTRSMIKHAINNIIFEQEMKKYSGQYDVSIVSGDDDENPLILSNQMSDN
- the LOC105387752 gene encoding uncharacterized protein LOC105387752 isoform X4 gives rise to the protein MWKRKMEWTNKQVVRLVREYERHPEVWDSTHELFRVFTAKHEAWEDMAKKFNCEVIDLKKKMNSVLASHRRERCRVRAGRPSCWFLYDALSFLPHHLGNLVPRRAKGGSDHDDDNSVQGYNDNQEDDEEQTEYLDIPADDMHEEVIIKQEDQPKKRTVYTTSVGRIKPEYNQRLRLMRNIKRKNTAAPSQGSLAAANSTTDLIRILKRSELLKKKDECDSFGEYIANSLRKHGERTRSMIKHAINNIIFEQEMKKYSGQYDVSIVSGDDDENPLILSNQMSDN
- the LOC105387752 gene encoding uncharacterized protein LOC105387752 isoform X2, producing MWKRKMEWTNKQVVRLVREYERHPEVWDSTHELFRVFTAKHEAWEDMAKKFNCEVIDLKKKMNSVLASHRRERCRVRAGRPSCWFLYDALSFLPHHLGNLVPRQAKGGSENEDDGSVQGYNDNQEDDEEQTEYLDIPADDMHEEVIIKQEDQPKKRTVYTTSVGRIKPEYNQRLRLMRNIKRKNTAAPSQGSLAAANSTTDLIRILKRSELLKKKDECDSFGEYIANSLRKHGERTRSMIKHAINNIIFEQEMKKYSGQYDVSIVSGDDDENPLILSNQMSDN
- the LOC105387752 gene encoding uncharacterized protein LOC105387752 isoform X1 encodes the protein MWKRKMEWTNKQVVRLVREYERHPEVWDSTHELFRVFTAKHEAWEDMAKKFNCEVIDLKKKMNSVLASHRRERCRVRAGRPSCWFLYDALSFLPHHLGNLVPRRAKGGSENEDDGSVQGYNDNQEDDEEQTEYLDIPADDMHEEVIIKQEDQPKKRTVYTTSVGRIKPEYNQRLRLMRNIKRKNTAAPSQGSLAAANSTTDLIRILKRSELLKKKDECDSFGEYIANSLRKHGERTRSMIKHAINNIIFEQEMKKYSGQYDVSIVSGDDDENPLILSNQMSDN